One Streptomyces sp. V4I8 genomic window carries:
- a CDS encoding VWA domain-containing protein, with protein sequence MSGSQNYINHVALVLDASSSMSHLSRKVVEVADQQIAYLARRSQELDQETRVTVYVFADEVECVIYDKDVLRMPSLKQLYRVGGMTALLAATLKSQRELAQTAQLYGDHSFLTFVLTDGQENASHRCSDARNRDPRELVGGVAKLIETQEDNWTLAVLVPDQMGKREAMQCGFPKDNIAIWDATSTQGLEEAGQVIQQATEKFMMGRAQGIRGSRAVFSTGAEAVNKDTIEAAGLAPVDPSKYQLIPVARDAAIRDWVVECGHTYRTGGAFYQLSKSEKIQAQKQIAVLEKKTDRVYTGPEARALLGLPNVEIRVKPDHNDDFTIFVQSTSVNRKLVPNTRLLLML encoded by the coding sequence ATGTCCGGAAGCCAGAACTACATCAATCACGTTGCTCTCGTGCTGGACGCCAGTTCGTCCATGTCCCACCTGAGCCGCAAGGTCGTCGAGGTCGCCGACCAGCAGATCGCCTACCTGGCCCGCCGATCGCAGGAGCTGGACCAGGAAACCCGCGTCACCGTGTACGTCTTCGCGGACGAGGTGGAGTGCGTCATCTACGACAAGGACGTGCTGCGGATGCCGTCCCTGAAGCAGCTGTACCGGGTCGGGGGAATGACGGCGCTGCTGGCGGCCACGCTCAAGTCGCAGCGGGAGCTTGCGCAGACGGCCCAACTGTACGGAGACCACAGCTTCCTGACGTTCGTGCTCACCGACGGGCAGGAGAACGCGAGCCATCGCTGCTCGGATGCCCGTAACAGGGATCCACGTGAACTGGTCGGGGGCGTGGCCAAGCTGATCGAGACACAGGAGGACAACTGGACGCTGGCCGTCCTCGTGCCGGACCAGATGGGCAAGCGCGAGGCCATGCAGTGCGGGTTCCCGAAGGACAACATCGCCATCTGGGACGCCACGAGCACACAGGGTCTGGAGGAGGCCGGGCAGGTCATCCAGCAGGCCACCGAGAAGTTCATGATGGGCCGCGCCCAGGGCATCCGCGGATCACGGGCGGTGTTCTCCACAGGTGCGGAGGCGGTCAACAAGGACACCATCGAGGCAGCCGGCCTCGCCCCGGTGGATCCGTCGAAGTACCAGCTGATCCCTGTTGCCCGTGACGCGGCGATCCGGGACTGGGTCGTCGAATGCGGGCACACCTACCGTACCGGTGGCGCGTTCTACCAGCTGAGCAAGTCGGAGAAGATCCAGGCGCAGAAGCAGATAGCGGTGCTGGAGAAGAAGACCGACCGGGTGTACACGGGGCCCGAGGCCCGAGCCCTGCTCGGCCTGCCGAACGTGGAAATCCGCGTCAAGCCGGACCACAACGACGACTTCACGATCTTCGTACAGAGCACCAGTGTGAACCGGAAGCTCGTTCCGAACACGCGGCTGCTGCTCATGCTCTGA
- a CDS encoding serine hydrolase codes for MVDGQNRTHTARGLRAHTLKGYACVVTAVVASLAACSAPGTPHAGQAPPARAGAPAPGPAAPPREKRGATLSRALKPVLPGGDTRLAVAVLDLDSADQEIASYGRPDATFETASIIKVGILATLLLQAQDEGRELTDAERRYADEMIRTSDNEATDVLWRAIGRAEGLAAANERLGLSSTQGGPGIRWGLTRTTATDQVKLLRAVFARGPVASAHSPEGLNQESRAYIQDLMGSIAEGQDWGVSAAGSPGSRWALKNGWLQRSTTDLWIINSVGHVTVHGRGYLVSVLSGGNASMEGGISLVERAARAAIGAASAHVRPWPE; via the coding sequence ATGGTCGACGGACAGAACCGGACGCACACGGCGCGCGGCCTCCGCGCGCACACGCTGAAGGGCTACGCCTGCGTCGTCACCGCAGTCGTGGCGTCACTCGCCGCCTGTTCCGCCCCCGGCACGCCCCATGCGGGGCAGGCGCCCCCGGCACGGGCGGGCGCTCCGGCCCCCGGGCCGGCGGCGCCGCCGCGCGAGAAGCGGGGCGCGACTCTCTCGCGGGCGCTCAAGCCGGTCCTGCCGGGTGGCGATACGCGGTTGGCGGTGGCGGTGCTCGACCTGGACAGTGCCGACCAGGAGATCGCGTCATACGGGCGGCCGGACGCGACGTTCGAAACGGCGAGCATCATCAAGGTGGGCATCCTCGCGACGCTGCTGCTCCAGGCGCAGGACGAGGGCCGGGAGCTGACAGATGCCGAGCGCCGGTATGCCGACGAGATGATCCGGACGAGCGACAACGAGGCGACGGACGTCCTGTGGCGGGCGATCGGGCGGGCGGAAGGCCTGGCCGCGGCGAACGAACGGTTGGGGCTTTCCTCGACACAGGGCGGCCCCGGCATCAGATGGGGCCTCACCCGGACCACGGCCACGGACCAGGTCAAGCTTCTGCGCGCGGTCTTCGCACGAGGGCCGGTTGCCTCCGCCCACTCGCCGGAAGGACTGAACCAGGAGTCCCGGGCCTACATCCAGGACCTGATGGGCTCCATCGCGGAGGGCCAGGACTGGGGGGTGTCCGCGGCCGGCTCCCCGGGCTCCCGCTGGGCCCTCAAGAACGGCTGGCTGCAGCGGAGCACAACCGACCTGTGGATCATCAACAGCGTCGGTCACGTGACGGTGCACGGGCGCGGCTACCTGGTCTCGGTACTCAGCGGCGGCAACGCATCGATGGAGGGCGGGATCTCGCTGGTCGAACGGGCGGCGAGAGCGGCAATCGGCGCGGCCAGCGCACACGTCCGTCCCTGGCCGGAGTGA
- a CDS encoding PP2C family protein-serine/threonine phosphatase, translating into MSARLWRRRPAYSGRWEAARLSPVVLTVLIAGLAFSTPREIAISRLLPAAPALAAAMWPVLPTVVLGAFCLLFMIFLSFFHTDLGTQYTSAAIIAVTLAAAYGSHVRLQREEILFHVRLVADAAQKVLLRPLPRRIADVEIESLYLAAQEQARIGGDFYEVIGTPYGVRLLIGDVRGKGLSAVGAASAVIGCFREAAYDEPDLQGIIHRLETTVTRHSAAFPAQDQPEHFATALLAEIPHGGGHLRLLNCGHPPPLIAHSGKVRVLEPTLPSPPLNLAALIGDRYWVDMVSFAPGDQLLLYTDGVSEARDHAGQFFPLPDWMRRQGLERPRELLDQLHRDLLQHSGGRLDDDIAALALRCSTAEDRGAVGVEH; encoded by the coding sequence ATGTCTGCACGGCTGTGGCGCCGTCGCCCCGCCTACAGCGGCCGATGGGAAGCTGCCCGGCTGTCACCCGTGGTCCTGACCGTCCTCATCGCGGGCCTGGCGTTCTCCACCCCGAGGGAGATCGCCATCAGCCGCCTTCTGCCCGCCGCACCCGCCCTTGCCGCCGCGATGTGGCCCGTGCTGCCCACGGTGGTGCTGGGGGCGTTCTGCCTGCTGTTCATGATCTTCCTCAGCTTCTTCCACACCGACCTGGGGACGCAGTACACGTCCGCCGCGATCATCGCGGTCACCTTGGCGGCCGCGTACGGGAGTCATGTCCGACTGCAGCGGGAGGAGATCCTCTTCCATGTCCGGCTCGTCGCCGACGCGGCCCAGAAGGTGCTGCTCCGCCCGCTGCCGCGCCGCATCGCGGACGTCGAGATCGAGTCACTGTATCTGGCGGCCCAGGAACAGGCCCGGATCGGCGGCGACTTCTATGAGGTGATCGGTACGCCGTACGGGGTCCGGCTGCTCATAGGCGACGTACGGGGCAAGGGTCTGTCCGCGGTGGGGGCGGCCTCGGCGGTGATCGGCTGCTTCAGGGAGGCCGCGTACGACGAGCCCGACCTGCAGGGCATCATCCACCGACTGGAGACCACGGTCACGCGCCACAGCGCGGCTTTTCCCGCCCAGGACCAGCCCGAGCACTTCGCCACCGCTCTCCTCGCCGAGATCCCGCACGGCGGCGGCCACCTACGACTTCTCAACTGCGGGCACCCCCCGCCGCTGATCGCGCATTCCGGGAAGGTCCGGGTCCTGGAGCCCACCCTTCCTTCCCCGCCCCTCAACCTCGCAGCGCTCATCGGTGACCGCTACTGGGTCGACATGGTCTCCTTCGCCCCTGGTGATCAGTTGCTGCTCTACACGGACGGCGTATCGGAGGCCCGGGACCATGCCGGCCAGTTCTTCCCGCTGCCGGACTGGATGCGTCGGCAGGGCCTGGAGCGGCCCCGCGAGCTGCTCGACCAATTGCACCGGGACCTGCTCCAGCACAGTGGCGGAAGGCTCGACGACGACATCGCGGCCCTCGCGCTGAGGTGCTCCACCGCGGAGGATCGGGGAGCTGTCGGCGTAGAGCACTGA
- a CDS encoding SpoIIE family protein phosphatase, whose translation MANSFARFRHLSSVKRLISKSTRSVAGQVLVFQVALVVLLVACGVFALILQSERDTNAEARRRSTAVAQTFAHAPGVLAALQTPDPSKILQPLTEAARRASGVDFIVIMDTQGIRYTHPLPDRIGKRFVGEIGPSLAGRVYVESVNGPLGREVQATVPIENADSEVVALVSAGMKVKNVESQLDRQLPIILGAGAGALALSTGVTALVGRRLRRQTHSLAPDEMTLMYEHHDTVLHSVREGVLIVAADGRLILANDEARRLLELPPDVEGRLVSELPGLDPETKALLASGREATDEVHLAGERLLAVNQRPTDRDGGPKGTVVTLRDSTELQALTGRAEVARERLRLLYDAGLSIGTSLDVLRTADELARVPVPRFADFVTVDLADAVLHGEEPAPTATDMRRAAVCGSRDDHPLSEQGRLFDYLPSTPQARGYGSGRSQLVRDLPTATEWRVQDPERAQAIIDYGIRSLITAPIQARGVVLGVANFWRADQHEPFNEDDLSLAEELVARAAISIDNARRYTREHALAVTLQRSLLPQAMPEQNALDIAYRYLPAQSGVGGDWFDVIPLPGSRVALAVGDVVGHGLHAAATMGRLRTAVHNFSALDLPPDELLSHLDDLVGSIDQHEAAESAAGVVGATCLYGIYDPVTRRYVVARAGHLAPALVQPDGTVTFPDVPAGPPLGLGGLPFQTAELCLAEGTQLVLYTDGLIEDRRRDLDVGMELLRDALMDHPGRPPEETCRHVLDSLLPGRPKDDVALLVARTRELPPDRIADWDVPPDPAAVAGMREAVSQKLEAWDLSEFGFTMELILSELITNAIRYGAGPIHVRLIRDRTLICEVADGSSTSPHLRYAATTDEGGRGLFLVSQMAERWGTRYTPQGKVIWAEQALPDALRQPAPAPAHADTPPAEEAAAPDTPT comes from the coding sequence ATGGCGAATAGTTTCGCCCGTTTTCGACACCTGTCGTCGGTCAAGCGTCTGATCAGCAAGAGCACGCGGAGCGTGGCCGGGCAGGTGTTGGTTTTCCAGGTGGCTCTGGTCGTGCTGCTCGTGGCCTGCGGCGTCTTCGCTCTCATCCTGCAGTCGGAGCGGGACACCAACGCCGAGGCCAGGCGCCGCTCCACGGCCGTGGCGCAGACCTTCGCGCACGCACCAGGCGTCCTGGCGGCATTGCAGACCCCGGATCCGAGCAAGATTCTCCAGCCGCTCACGGAGGCCGCCCGGCGGGCCTCCGGCGTCGACTTCATCGTGATCATGGACACCCAGGGCATCCGGTACACACACCCCTTGCCGGACCGGATCGGAAAGCGGTTCGTGGGCGAGATCGGGCCGTCGCTGGCGGGCAGGGTCTACGTGGAGAGCGTCAACGGTCCGCTCGGTCGCGAGGTGCAGGCCACGGTCCCGATCGAGAACGCCGACAGCGAGGTCGTGGCCCTCGTCTCGGCCGGGATGAAGGTCAAGAACGTCGAAAGCCAGCTGGACCGGCAACTACCGATCATTCTGGGCGCCGGAGCCGGAGCGCTCGCGTTGTCCACCGGGGTGACGGCACTGGTGGGCAGGCGGCTGCGACGGCAGACACACAGCCTGGCCCCGGACGAGATGACCCTGATGTACGAGCACCACGACACGGTGCTCCACTCCGTGCGGGAAGGGGTGCTGATCGTGGCCGCCGACGGGCGGCTGATCCTGGCGAACGACGAGGCCAGACGACTGCTGGAGCTGCCCCCGGACGTCGAGGGACGGCTCGTCTCGGAACTGCCGGGCCTCGATCCCGAGACGAAGGCGCTGCTCGCCTCCGGGCGCGAGGCCACCGACGAGGTGCACCTCGCGGGAGAGCGACTGCTCGCGGTCAACCAACGGCCCACGGATCGCGACGGAGGTCCCAAGGGAACGGTGGTGACGCTACGCGATTCCACCGAGCTGCAGGCTCTGACCGGCAGGGCGGAGGTGGCAAGGGAGCGGCTCAGGCTGCTGTACGACGCCGGGCTGAGCATCGGTACCAGCCTGGACGTGCTGCGCACCGCCGACGAGTTGGCGCGCGTCCCCGTTCCTCGCTTCGCGGACTTCGTCACCGTGGACCTGGCCGACGCCGTCCTGCACGGCGAGGAGCCGGCCCCCACGGCGACGGACATGCGACGCGCGGCCGTGTGCGGCTCCCGGGACGACCATCCGCTCTCCGAACAGGGCCGGCTCTTCGACTATCTGCCCTCCACGCCCCAGGCGCGCGGCTACGGCAGCGGCCGCTCCCAGTTGGTGCGGGATCTTCCGACCGCCACGGAATGGCGCGTACAGGACCCGGAGCGCGCCCAGGCGATCATCGACTACGGCATCCGTTCCCTCATCACCGCCCCCATCCAGGCGCGTGGCGTCGTGCTGGGCGTGGCCAACTTCTGGCGCGCGGACCAGCATGAGCCCTTCAACGAGGACGACCTGTCGCTGGCGGAGGAGCTGGTGGCCCGTGCCGCGATAAGCATCGACAACGCCCGCCGCTACACCCGCGAGCACGCCCTGGCAGTCACCCTCCAGCGCAGCCTGCTGCCCCAGGCCATGCCCGAGCAGAACGCCCTCGACATCGCCTACCGCTACCTCCCCGCACAGTCGGGCGTGGGCGGAGACTGGTTCGACGTGATTCCCCTGCCGGGGAGCCGGGTGGCACTGGCCGTCGGCGACGTGGTCGGCCACGGCCTGCACGCCGCCGCCACGATGGGACGGCTGCGGACCGCGGTGCACAACTTCTCCGCCCTCGATCTGCCACCCGACGAGCTGCTGAGCCATCTGGACGACCTGGTCGGAAGCATCGACCAGCACGAGGCCGCGGAGAGCGCGGCGGGCGTCGTGGGCGCCACCTGCCTGTACGGGATCTACGACCCCGTGACGCGCCGCTATGTCGTGGCGCGGGCGGGGCATCTGGCGCCCGCGCTGGTCCAGCCTGACGGAACCGTCACCTTCCCGGACGTGCCGGCCGGTCCGCCCCTGGGCCTCGGCGGCCTGCCCTTCCAGACCGCGGAGCTGTGCCTCGCCGAGGGAACCCAGCTCGTCCTGTACACCGACGGCCTCATCGAGGACCGCAGGCGCGACCTGGACGTGGGGATGGAACTGCTGCGCGACGCGCTCATGGACCACCCCGGCCGGCCCCCCGAGGAGACCTGCCGGCACGTGCTGGACAGTCTGCTCCCCGGGCGCCCCAAGGACGACGTCGCCCTCCTCGTCGCCCGCACACGGGAACTGCCGCCCGACCGGATCGCCGACTGGGATGTACCGCCCGACCCGGCCGCCGTCGCGGGCATGCGCGAGGCCGTGTCCCAGAAGCTCGAAGCGTGGGACCTGTCGGAGTTCGGCTTCACCATGGAGCTCATCCTGAGCGAGCTCATCACCAACGCCATCCGCTACGGCGCCGGCCCCATCCACGTACGGCTGATCCGCGACCGCACGCTGATCTGCGAGGTCGCCGACGGCAGCAGCACCTCACCGCATCTGCGGTACGCCGCTACGACGGACGAGGGAGGCCGGGGCCTGTTCCTGGTCTCGCAGATGGCCGAGCGCTGGGGCACCCGCTACACCCCGCAGGGCAAGGTGATCTGGGCCGAACAGGCCCTGCCCGACGCCCTCCGGCAGCCCGCCCCGGCACCGGCCCACGCGGACACGCCCCCGGCCGAAGAGGCAGCCGCCCCGGACACCCCGACGTGA
- a CDS encoding TIGR00341 family protein has protein sequence MRARVLPASQRRSLEELAQDLDLSSGDTRSKRSAFWTMLTLSSVIAAGGVLTDSTATVIGAMIIAPLSTPIMGIALGSVQRRRTGSVRIVLLACLLVIAIGMVFSTVLPGDYDLLSNSQISGRTSPGLMDLIAALATGFAGAVALARRDVAAVLPGVAIAISLVPPLVVTGVCLGRLAGWLALGALMLFVSNLFALVFGGMVVFATLGYRTQDDRAAGRPARRAYAAMALLFAVVFVPLTANTVLTLLLDAWTDRTKGAAQQWLADEPGASVTGVDAESRTMYIHVRAPGDLPPVEPLLDRLDGQIPDGIPVVVDASRGRRIDAGTVGG, from the coding sequence GTGCGCGCCCGTGTTCTGCCGGCCTCCCAGCGCCGCTCGCTGGAGGAACTGGCTCAGGATCTGGACCTGTCGTCCGGAGACACCAGGTCCAAGCGTTCGGCCTTCTGGACCATGCTGACGCTTTCGTCGGTCATCGCGGCCGGCGGAGTGCTCACGGACTCGACGGCCACCGTGATCGGCGCGATGATCATCGCGCCGCTGTCCACGCCGATCATGGGCATTGCCCTGGGCTCGGTGCAGCGCCGCCGCACCGGTTCGGTCAGGATCGTCCTCCTCGCCTGCCTGCTGGTGATCGCCATCGGGATGGTGTTCTCGACGGTGCTCCCCGGCGACTACGACCTGCTCTCCAACAGCCAGATCTCGGGACGGACTTCGCCGGGCCTGATGGACCTGATCGCCGCCCTGGCCACAGGCTTCGCCGGCGCGGTGGCACTCGCCCGACGGGATGTCGCCGCCGTGCTGCCCGGAGTCGCCATCGCCATTTCGCTCGTTCCGCCCCTGGTGGTCACCGGCGTCTGCCTGGGCCGGCTGGCGGGATGGCTCGCGCTGGGGGCGCTGATGCTGTTCGTGTCCAACCTCTTCGCGCTGGTCTTCGGCGGCATGGTGGTCTTCGCCACCCTCGGCTACCGCACTCAGGACGACCGAGCGGCCGGACGGCCAGCCCGCCGGGCATACGCCGCCATGGCCCTGCTCTTCGCCGTCGTGTTCGTGCCGCTGACGGCCAACACCGTCCTCACACTCCTGCTCGACGCCTGGACGGACCGGACCAAGGGCGCGGCGCAGCAGTGGCTCGCCGACGAGCCGGGCGCCTCCGTCACCGGTGTCGACGCGGAATCCCGGACCATGTACATCCATGTGCGCGCTCCCGGAGATCTCCCCCCGGTGGAGCCGCTGCTCGACCGGCTCGACGGACAGATCCCGGACGGGATCCCCGTCGTGGTGGACGCGTCGCGCGGTCGGCGCATCGATGCCGGCACAGTCGGCGGCTGA
- a CDS encoding DUF6325 family protein has product MSDEFDEVGPIDYLVVEFPGNRMTGEGFPLLVDLVDRGLIRIMDLVFVRKDEDGSVTGMEIADLTGDGTLDLAVFEGASSGLLGQDDIDEAGTALEPGSSAGILIYENLWAAPFAAALRRGGARMVASGRIPVPDLVAALDATDAPR; this is encoded by the coding sequence GTGAGCGACGAATTCGACGAAGTGGGCCCGATCGACTACCTGGTCGTGGAGTTCCCCGGCAACCGGATGACAGGCGAGGGCTTCCCCCTCCTGGTCGATCTCGTGGACCGCGGTCTCATTCGGATCATGGACCTGGTGTTCGTCAGAAAGGACGAGGACGGATCCGTGACCGGCATGGAGATCGCCGATCTCACCGGCGACGGCACGCTCGACCTGGCCGTCTTCGAGGGTGCGTCGTCCGGTCTCCTGGGCCAGGACGACATCGACGAGGCCGGCACCGCGCTGGAACCCGGCAGTTCCGCCGGCATCCTGATCTACGAGAACCTGTGGGCCGCGCCCTTCGCCGCAGCCCTGCGCCGTGGCGGTGCCAGGATGGTCGCCTCCGGGCGGATCCCGGTGCCCGACCTCGTCGCCGCCCTCGACGCGACCGACGCCCCTCGCTGA
- a CDS encoding glycoside hydrolase family 64 protein, with amino-acid sequence MLRTLKRRATAVGSALATVLVGTLLATGVEAPAHAAVPATIPLKITNNSSRGEQVYIYNLGTELSTGRQGWGDANGTFHPWPAGGNPPAPAPDAAIPGPAAGQSTTIRMPKFSGRVYFSYGQKLVFRLTTGGLVQPAVQNPTDPNRNILFNWSEYTLNDSGLWINSTQVDMFSAPYSVGVRRADGSTASTGRLKAGGYNGFLNALRGQPGGWANLIQTRPDGTVLRALSPLYGLETGALPASVMDDYVNRVWQKYSTSTLTVTPFADQPGTRYFGRVTGGVMNFTNATGTVVTSFEKPDASSIFGCHRKLDAPNDLIRGPISRTLCAGFNRSTLLVNPNQPDSGADAFYKDGVTNHYARKIHAQMADGKAYAFAFDDVGHHESLVHDGNPSQAYLTLDPFN; translated from the coding sequence ATGTTACGGACACTCAAGCGCCGGGCCACGGCCGTGGGGTCGGCCCTCGCCACGGTCCTCGTCGGCACGCTGCTCGCGACCGGAGTGGAGGCGCCGGCCCACGCCGCCGTCCCGGCGACCATCCCTCTGAAGATCACGAACAACTCGTCCCGCGGCGAGCAGGTGTACATCTACAACCTCGGCACCGAACTGTCGACCGGACGGCAGGGATGGGGCGACGCCAACGGCACGTTCCACCCCTGGCCGGCGGGCGGGAACCCGCCGGCCCCCGCGCCGGACGCCGCGATCCCCGGCCCGGCCGCAGGGCAGTCCACGACGATTCGCATGCCGAAGTTCTCGGGGCGTGTGTACTTCTCCTACGGCCAGAAACTGGTGTTCAGGCTCACCACGGGAGGCCTGGTCCAGCCCGCTGTGCAGAACCCGACCGACCCGAACCGGAACATCCTGTTCAACTGGTCGGAGTACACGTTGAACGACTCGGGCCTGTGGATCAACAGCACACAGGTCGACATGTTCTCCGCCCCGTACTCAGTCGGAGTGCGGCGAGCCGACGGCAGCACGGCAAGCACCGGCCGGCTCAAGGCGGGCGGGTACAACGGCTTCCTCAACGCCCTCAGGGGGCAACCGGGAGGCTGGGCCAACCTGATCCAGACCCGCCCCGACGGCACCGTACTGCGCGCCCTGTCGCCGCTGTACGGACTGGAGACCGGCGCGCTGCCCGCTTCGGTCATGGACGACTACGTCAACCGCGTCTGGCAGAAGTACTCCACTTCCACGCTCACGGTCACGCCGTTCGCCGACCAGCCCGGCACCAGGTACTTCGGCAGGGTCACCGGCGGCGTCATGAACTTCACCAACGCCACCGGCACCGTGGTCACCAGCTTCGAGAAGCCGGACGCGTCCTCCATCTTCGGCTGCCACAGAAAGCTCGACGCACCGAACGACCTAATCCGCGGCCCGATCTCGCGCACACTGTGCGCCGGGTTCAACCGCTCCACGCTCCTGGTCAACCCCAACCAGCCGGACTCCGGCGCCGACGCCTTCTACAAGGACGGCGTCACCAATCACTACGCCCGTAAGATCCACGCGCAGATGGCCGACGGGAAGGCGTACGCGTTCGCGTTCGACGACGTGGGGCATCACGAGTCCCTCGTGCACGACGGCAACCCCAGCCAGGCCTACCTCACGCTCGACCCCTTCAACTGA
- a CDS encoding PfkB family carbohydrate kinase, translating into MEPHTRGRPAGLFVGLCTLDVIQLVDHVPAPDEKLTARQQVVGAGGPATNAAVAFAHLGGAASLLTAIGSHPMGHAITADLDRAGVTVSDLAADSVEPPAVSCALVTASSGERAVASTNATGHRLGPPDNLDTWVAACDIVEFDGHHGELAQATAQVARAAGRRTVLDGGSWKPGTENLLPSIDVAVCSADFRPPGTDTPADTLRFLRDHGVMWSAVSHGGQPIVWAGPDGAGTVEVPPVRVADTLGAGDILHGALTHQLAGQRQLTVQGFVEALRAAAVVASRSCASFGTRAWMRDG; encoded by the coding sequence ATGGAGCCGCACACGAGGGGCCGCCCCGCGGGCCTGTTCGTCGGCCTGTGCACGCTGGATGTCATCCAGCTCGTGGATCACGTGCCGGCTCCCGACGAGAAACTGACGGCTCGTCAGCAGGTCGTGGGGGCGGGCGGTCCGGCGACGAACGCGGCCGTGGCCTTCGCCCACTTGGGCGGCGCGGCCTCGCTGCTCACCGCGATCGGTTCCCATCCCATGGGACATGCGATCACCGCGGACCTGGACCGGGCGGGCGTGACCGTGTCGGACCTGGCAGCGGACTCGGTCGAGCCGCCTGCCGTGTCCTGCGCCCTGGTCACCGCGTCCAGCGGAGAACGCGCCGTCGCCTCGACCAATGCCACGGGGCACCGGCTCGGTCCGCCCGACAATCTCGACACGTGGGTGGCGGCCTGCGACATCGTCGAGTTCGACGGCCACCACGGGGAGCTGGCTCAGGCCACCGCCCAGGTCGCGCGGGCCGCCGGTCGCCGGACCGTGCTCGACGGGGGCAGCTGGAAGCCGGGTACGGAGAACCTGCTGCCGTCGATCGACGTGGCCGTATGCTCGGCCGACTTCCGCCCACCGGGCACGGACACACCGGCGGACACCCTGCGGTTTCTGCGGGACCACGGGGTCATGTGGTCAGCCGTCAGCCACGGAGGACAGCCCATCGTGTGGGCGGGCCCCGACGGCGCCGGGACCGTGGAGGTGCCTCCTGTGCGGGTGGCGGACACGCTGGGCGCGGGTGACATACTGCACGGCGCGCTCACCCACCAGCTCGCGGGACAGCGGCAGCTGACCGTACAAGGCTTCGTCGAGGCCCTGCGTGCCGCGGCCGTGGTGGCCTCGCGGTCGTGTGCCTCGTTCGGCACCCGGGCCTGGATGCGGGACGGGTGA
- a CDS encoding SHOCT domain-containing protein: MPGLLRGVARTAVISGTATAVSNRVSRRQAGRWAEQDREQQLAYQQDVTPPAATAPPSAADEMTTKIDQLKQLGDLKAQGVLTDEEFEAQKRRILG; this comes from the coding sequence ATGCCAGGACTCCTTCGCGGGGTCGCCCGCACGGCCGTCATCTCGGGGACGGCCACGGCGGTGTCCAACCGCGTCTCACGGCGGCAGGCGGGCCGGTGGGCCGAGCAGGACCGCGAACAACAGCTCGCCTACCAGCAGGACGTCACACCGCCCGCAGCCACCGCACCGCCGTCGGCCGCCGACGAAATGACCACCAAGATCGACCAGTTGAAGCAACTGGGCGATCTCAAGGCCCAGGGAGTGCTCACCGACGAGGAGTTCGAGGCCCAGAAGCGCCGGATCCTCGGCTGA